A region from the Cryptosporangium arvum DSM 44712 genome encodes:
- a CDS encoding PHP domain-containing protein, which produces MTSYPPDGHVHTQFSWDAPLGDMERTCVRAVELGLPSIAFTEHADFGLTTLVDPHHDLPDWLAKHTDADGVVTPPALDVEGYLAEVARCRDLFPDLRILTGVELSEPHWHHRSATDLVTLGRFDRALGSVHTIRHTPELDYDAGDAFNALPADAVVRQYLAEVAELAAGSDVFHVLAHIDFAVRYWPASAGPCDPYAFEEEYRYALRALAGTGRALEVNTRNPLDPVIVRWWREEGGTAVSFGSDAHRPDLLATGLPEAAAMVETHGFGPGAHPYDFWVLKKRH; this is translated from the coding sequence ATGACCTCGTATCCACCTGATGGGCACGTGCATACCCAGTTCTCGTGGGACGCCCCGCTCGGGGACATGGAGCGGACGTGTGTGCGCGCCGTCGAACTGGGGCTGCCGTCGATCGCGTTCACCGAACACGCCGACTTCGGCCTCACGACGCTCGTCGACCCGCACCACGACCTGCCGGACTGGCTGGCGAAACACACCGACGCCGACGGCGTGGTCACTCCCCCGGCGCTGGACGTCGAGGGCTACCTCGCCGAAGTCGCCCGGTGCCGCGACCTCTTTCCCGACCTGCGCATTCTCACCGGCGTCGAACTGAGCGAACCGCACTGGCACCACCGGAGCGCGACCGACCTGGTCACGCTCGGGCGCTTCGACCGCGCGCTGGGCTCGGTGCACACGATCCGGCACACCCCGGAACTCGACTACGACGCCGGGGACGCCTTCAACGCGCTCCCCGCCGACGCCGTCGTCCGGCAGTACCTCGCCGAGGTGGCCGAGCTGGCGGCCGGGTCGGACGTCTTCCACGTCCTCGCGCACATCGACTTCGCCGTCCGCTACTGGCCGGCGTCCGCCGGGCCGTGCGATCCGTACGCGTTCGAGGAGGAGTACCGGTACGCCCTCCGCGCCCTCGCCGGGACCGGTCGCGCGCTCGAGGTGAACACGCGCAACCCGCTCGACCCGGTGATCGTCCGCTGGTGGCGGGAGGAGGGCGGCACCGCGGTGAGCTTCGGCAGCGACGCCCACCGCCCCGACCTGCTCGCCACCGGCCTACCCGAGGCCGCCGCGATGGTCGAGACCCACGGCTTCGGCCCGGGCGCGCACCCCTACGACTTCTGGGTCCTCAAGAAACGGCATTGA
- the flgL gene encoding flagellar hook-associated protein FlgL, translating to MVIRVTERSLSMNAMRGLQANQGRLSKTEEQLTSGKLISKPSDSPTGTMTAMLLRSDMRTQEQYARNAADGKNWLNTIDSTLGATHDNGLRVRDLMLQGMSAGAGGSDTARAGIAAEIDQIRDAMIGLANTKYIDRPIFGGTTEGPSAYDKDGTYLGDSGAVTRTIAEGTKLRVDAGGEEVFGTGDNQVFKVLADISEHLKSDPSQLSDDLDRLDTALTTIRTAQASVGARSNRVDSMQQTANDRHLELQTQLTEVEDIDLPKTITDMTLQQTAYQAALGATAKVIQPSLMDFLR from the coding sequence GTGGTCATCCGCGTCACCGAACGCTCGCTCTCCATGAACGCGATGCGCGGGCTGCAGGCGAACCAGGGCCGGCTGAGCAAGACCGAGGAACAGCTGACCAGCGGCAAGCTGATCTCGAAGCCGTCGGACTCGCCGACCGGCACGATGACCGCGATGCTGTTGCGCAGCGACATGCGCACCCAGGAGCAGTACGCGCGCAACGCCGCCGACGGCAAGAACTGGCTCAACACGATCGACTCCACGCTGGGCGCGACGCACGACAACGGCCTGCGCGTGCGTGACCTGATGCTGCAGGGCATGTCGGCCGGGGCCGGCGGCTCGGACACCGCGCGGGCGGGCATCGCCGCCGAGATCGACCAGATCCGCGACGCGATGATCGGCCTGGCCAACACCAAGTACATCGACCGGCCGATCTTCGGCGGCACCACCGAGGGCCCGTCGGCGTACGACAAGGACGGCACCTACCTCGGTGATTCCGGCGCGGTCACCCGGACGATCGCCGAGGGCACCAAGCTGCGGGTGGACGCCGGCGGCGAGGAGGTCTTCGGCACCGGCGACAACCAGGTCTTCAAGGTGCTCGCCGACATCTCCGAGCACCTGAAGAGCGACCCGTCGCAGCTCTCGGACGACCTGGACCGCCTGGACACCGCGCTGACCACGATCCGCACCGCCCAGGCCAGCGTCGGCGCGCGGTCGAACCGCGTCGACTCCATGCAGCAGACCGCCAACGACCGACATCTGGAACTTCAGACCCAGCTGACCGAGGTCGAGGACATCGACCTGCCCAAAACCATCACGGACATGACCTTGCAGCAGACCGCGTATCAAGCCGCGCTGGGCGCTACCGCCAAGGTCATCCAGCCCTCCCTGATGGATTTCCTCCGCTGA
- the fliD gene encoding flagellar filament capping protein FliD translates to MVTSLGGLASGMDTTSLINALITAEAAPQTNLKTKVSDYTTNNTAYQTVNNKMKAVLDAAKELTKFDAFKGAKATSSSTDVVATASTGAQTGDLTFSVTKLAAAHRVTSAFAGTDTPATSNGTFDLTIGTGGDAVTTSLTVDENTPQGVADAINKAGLSVRASVVTTDSGPVLQLASTKTGKANAFEVTGLTSDAKVMSAGADAELTVGDPDQGGFKISSSSNTFTGAMPGVTITASKLATDVTIGVNQDTEGIANKMQALVDAANSALAQISSSSAPGIATSPGAKSSAGPLAGDYTVRQLASQVLSTVSQGLSGFGSFKQMGVQLTQGGKLEFKKDDFLKAYAEDPAKVQKAVTDGLAGGLQKVGETATDTINGTLTQKIKSGTTMISRLNKEILDWDTKLADRRTALQRQFSAMESALAKVSSQSSWLSSQTAASNASNS, encoded by the coding sequence ATGGTCACCAGTCTCGGCGGGTTGGCCAGCGGCATGGACACCACGTCGCTGATCAATGCCCTGATCACAGCCGAAGCCGCGCCCCAGACCAACCTCAAGACCAAAGTCTCCGACTACACCACGAACAACACGGCCTATCAGACCGTCAACAACAAGATGAAGGCCGTGCTGGACGCGGCGAAGGAACTGACGAAGTTCGACGCGTTCAAAGGTGCGAAGGCCACGTCCTCCTCCACCGACGTGGTCGCGACGGCGTCCACCGGCGCGCAGACCGGCGACCTGACGTTCTCGGTCACGAAGCTGGCCGCCGCGCACCGGGTGACCTCGGCCTTCGCCGGCACCGACACCCCGGCGACGTCGAACGGGACCTTCGACCTGACGATCGGCACCGGCGGCGACGCGGTGACCACCAGCCTCACCGTGGACGAGAACACACCCCAGGGCGTGGCCGACGCGATCAACAAGGCCGGCCTGTCGGTCCGCGCCTCGGTCGTGACCACGGACTCCGGGCCGGTGCTCCAGCTGGCCTCGACGAAGACCGGCAAGGCCAACGCCTTCGAGGTCACCGGCCTCACCTCGGACGCCAAGGTGATGAGCGCAGGCGCCGACGCCGAGCTCACCGTCGGCGACCCCGACCAGGGCGGCTTCAAGATCTCCAGCAGCAGCAACACGTTCACCGGCGCGATGCCGGGCGTGACGATCACCGCGAGCAAGCTCGCCACCGACGTGACGATCGGCGTCAACCAGGACACCGAGGGCATCGCGAACAAGATGCAGGCCCTCGTCGACGCGGCCAACAGCGCGCTGGCGCAGATCAGTTCGTCGTCGGCGCCCGGCATCGCGACCTCCCCCGGCGCCAAGTCGTCGGCCGGGCCGCTGGCCGGCGACTACACCGTGCGCCAGCTCGCCAGCCAGGTCCTCAGCACGGTGAGCCAGGGCCTGTCGGGCTTCGGCAGCTTCAAGCAGATGGGCGTCCAGCTCACCCAGGGCGGCAAGCTCGAGTTCAAGAAGGACGACTTCCTCAAGGCCTACGCCGAGGATCCGGCCAAGGTGCAGAAGGCCGTCACCGACGGGCTGGCCGGTGGCCTGCAGAAGGTCGGCGAGACCGCCACCGACACGATCAACGGCACGCTCACCCAGAAGATCAAGAGCGGCACGACGATGATCTCCCGGCTGAACAAGGAGATCCTCGACTGGGACACCAAGCTGGCCGATCGCCGTACCGCGCTGCAACGCCAGTTCTCCGCGATGGAGAGCGCCCTGGCGAAGGTGTCCAGCCAGTCCAGCTGGCTCAGCAGCCAGACGGCGGCCAGCAACGCGAGCAACTCCTAG
- a CDS encoding flagellin — MSLRINTNVSAANAYRNLSVNDKSVSGSMEKLSSGLRINRAADDAAGLSVSEGLKSQIGGLTVAARNAQDGVNVAQTADGALGETSSILQRMRDLSVQAANSGSQDSDAKAAANTEFQELNKELDRIVSSTKFGSQSLLDGSYNGAFQVDSASKNTNAAAQISIDLTSGSADGALGKAGLTGLNAEGLGVKDLDLTTDASAAIDALDTAIKGVSTVRSQIGAIQNRFEHTINNVNVAIENLSASKSSITDTDMASEMVKFSKNQILQQAGTSMLAQANQSGQGVLKLLG, encoded by the coding sequence ATGTCGCTTCGCATCAACACCAACGTTTCGGCCGCCAACGCCTACCGGAACCTGTCGGTCAACGACAAGTCCGTGTCGGGCTCGATGGAGAAGCTGTCCTCCGGTCTGCGGATCAACCGCGCCGCGGACGACGCGGCCGGCCTCTCCGTCAGCGAAGGTCTGAAGTCGCAGATCGGTGGCCTCACGGTCGCGGCGCGCAACGCGCAGGACGGCGTCAACGTCGCCCAGACCGCGGACGGCGCGCTCGGCGAGACCTCGTCGATCCTGCAGCGCATGCGTGACCTGTCCGTCCAGGCCGCGAACTCCGGTTCGCAGGACTCGGACGCCAAGGCCGCGGCGAACACGGAGTTCCAGGAGCTGAACAAGGAACTCGACCGCATCGTCTCCAGCACGAAGTTCGGTAGCCAGTCGCTGCTCGACGGCAGCTACAACGGCGCGTTCCAGGTCGACTCGGCCTCGAAGAACACCAACGCCGCCGCGCAGATCAGCATCGACCTGACCTCCGGCAGCGCCGACGGCGCGCTCGGCAAGGCCGGCCTGACGGGCCTGAACGCCGAGGGTCTCGGCGTGAAGGACCTCGACCTGACCACGGACGCCAGCGCGGCGATCGACGCGCTGGACACCGCGATCAAGGGTGTCTCCACGGTCCGCTCGCAGATCGGTGCCATCCAGAACCGCTTCGAGCACACGATCAACAACGTCAACGTGGCGATCGAGAACCTGAGCGCGTCGAAGTCGAGCATCACCGACACCGACATGGCTTCGGAAATGGTCAAGTTCTCGAAGAACCAGATCCTGCAGCAGGCCGGTACGTCGATGCTGGCGCAGGCCAACCAGAGCGGCCAGGGCGTCCTCAAGCTCCTCGGCTGA
- the flgB gene encoding flagellar basal body rod protein FlgB has protein sequence MFDTVTSSVIKTAMDGLAMRQRVTADNVANVNTPQFLAGRVQFEDALRQAVDAGAGFDGETRAAISRAALADEATQPSMARSLEPTRTDGNNVNLDHEVISNIDTQLRYQLMIRAMDDQYGAIRTVAAGGGA, from the coding sequence GTGTTCGACACCGTCACTTCCAGCGTGATCAAGACCGCCATGGACGGCCTGGCGATGCGCCAGCGCGTGACGGCCGACAACGTCGCCAACGTCAACACCCCCCAGTTCCTGGCCGGCCGCGTCCAGTTCGAGGACGCTCTGCGTCAGGCCGTGGACGCCGGTGCCGGCTTCGACGGCGAGACCAGGGCCGCGATCAGCCGCGCGGCGCTCGCCGACGAGGCCACCCAGCCGTCGATGGCCCGGTCGCTCGAGCCGACCCGCACCGACGGCAACAACGTCAACCTCGACCACGAGGTCATCTCGAACATCGACACCCAGCTGCGGTACCAGCTGATGATCCGCGCGATGGACGACCAGTACGGCGCGATCCGCACCGTGGCCGCCGGCGGCGGCGCGTAG
- the flgK gene encoding flagellar hook-associated protein FlgK, with product MSSTFSGISTALSSLRAQRQGLDVSGQNIANVNTEGYSRQRTEMSSVEGVSNVPTIWAKQDPVGTGVNVGDVTRIRDELLEARVRTEHGNNAYHSGQSQIYDSVQAVFKEPSDTGLQERLSSFWSDWQDLSNSPGDGAVRTKVMQQGGAVATGLNQAHSQLSTIYSSAHAGAAAQVKDINTAAAEIASLNKGIMQAKVGGLPANELADRRDGLVLKLADLAGATATVRDTGAVDVSLFGSTLVSGTAARALALNGSETLSEQGSNPPSLTFTDNGQPAIVTSGELGSSMDSLNTVLPKYAKSLDDVAAKLAATVNGIHQSGFDRNGDAGEPFYTGTDAESITMAISDPDKVAASGSANGRLDGSIADALGDVATSGTGPDVTYRQLVADLGVTAKSATLKAETQSTITADLDSNHQSTSGVSLDEEMSNLLQYQRAYEAAAKLMSTIDQTLNTLINNTGR from the coding sequence GTGTCCAGCACGTTTTCCGGTATCTCGACGGCGCTGAGCTCCCTGCGGGCCCAGCGTCAGGGCCTCGACGTCTCCGGCCAGAACATCGCGAACGTCAACACCGAGGGATACAGCCGGCAGCGCACCGAGATGTCCTCGGTCGAAGGCGTCTCGAACGTCCCGACGATCTGGGCCAAGCAGGACCCGGTCGGCACCGGGGTGAACGTCGGCGACGTCACCCGCATCCGGGATGAGCTCCTCGAAGCCCGGGTGCGCACCGAGCACGGCAACAACGCCTACCACAGCGGTCAGAGCCAGATCTACGACAGCGTCCAGGCCGTGTTCAAGGAGCCCAGCGACACCGGGCTGCAGGAACGCCTCTCCTCGTTCTGGTCGGACTGGCAGGACCTCTCGAACTCGCCGGGTGACGGCGCGGTGCGCACGAAGGTCATGCAGCAGGGCGGCGCGGTCGCGACCGGGCTCAACCAGGCGCACAGCCAGCTCTCGACGATCTACAGCTCGGCCCACGCGGGGGCGGCGGCGCAGGTCAAGGACATCAACACCGCCGCGGCCGAGATCGCCAGCCTCAACAAGGGCATCATGCAGGCGAAGGTCGGCGGATTGCCGGCCAACGAACTCGCCGACCGGCGCGACGGGCTGGTGCTCAAGCTGGCCGACCTGGCCGGCGCCACCGCGACCGTCCGTGACACCGGCGCGGTCGACGTCTCGCTGTTCGGTTCGACGCTCGTCAGCGGCACCGCGGCCCGGGCGCTCGCGCTCAACGGCTCCGAGACGCTGAGCGAACAGGGCAGCAACCCGCCGTCGCTGACGTTCACCGACAACGGCCAGCCCGCGATCGTGACCTCGGGCGAGCTCGGTTCGTCGATGGACTCGCTCAACACCGTCCTGCCGAAGTACGCGAAGTCGCTCGACGACGTCGCGGCGAAGCTGGCGGCCACGGTGAACGGGATCCACCAGAGCGGGTTCGACCGCAACGGCGACGCCGGCGAACCGTTCTACACCGGCACCGACGCGGAGTCGATCACGATGGCGATCTCCGACCCCGACAAGGTCGCCGCGTCGGGCTCGGCGAACGGCCGGCTCGACGGCAGCATCGCCGACGCGCTCGGCGACGTCGCCACGTCCGGCACCGGGCCGGACGTCACCTACCGCCAGCTGGTCGCCGACCTCGGCGTCACCGCCAAGAGCGCGACGCTGAAAGCGGAGACCCAGTCGACGATCACCGCCGACCTCGACAGCAACCACCAGTCCACGTCCGGTGTGAGCCTCGATGAGGAGATGTCGAACCTGCTCCAGTACCAGCGGGCCTACGAGGCCGCCGCGAAGCTGATGAGCACGATCGACCAGACGCTCAACACCCTGATCAACAACACCGGCCGGTAG
- the flgN gene encoding flagellar export chaperone FlgN, with protein MAFADLSNILWRGREMLELLLFKLEEEQLVLASARTRWLAHATREVELVLEQIRQVEVLRAAEVEVVAALLGLPPNPSLSALSEAAPDPWGKLFAEHRKAFLTLTAEITALADANRDLLTSGHRAVRETLLTVGGAVETYGPRGGTVTTGARPRLVDEAM; from the coding sequence GTGGCTTTTGCGGATCTGTCGAACATCCTCTGGCGCGGACGGGAGATGCTCGAGCTGCTGCTCTTCAAGCTGGAGGAGGAGCAGTTGGTCCTGGCGTCGGCCCGGACCCGCTGGCTCGCTCACGCCACCCGTGAGGTCGAGCTCGTGCTGGAGCAGATCCGTCAGGTCGAGGTGCTCCGGGCCGCCGAAGTCGAAGTCGTCGCCGCTCTGCTGGGCCTGCCCCCGAACCCGAGCCTGTCCGCGCTGTCCGAGGCCGCGCCGGACCCCTGGGGAAAGCTGTTCGCCGAGCACCGCAAGGCCTTCCTGACCCTGACCGCCGAGATCACCGCACTCGCCGACGCCAACCGCGACCTGCTCACGTCCGGCCACCGCGCGGTCCGCGAGACGTTGCTGACGGTCGGCGGCGCGGTCGAGACCTACGGCCCGCGCGGCGGCACCGTGACCACCGGCGCGCGTCCGCGGCTCGTGGATGAGGCGATGTAG
- the fliE gene encoding flagellar hook-basal body complex protein FliE has product MTTPIGSIGSFSAVGAIGAGGASDPIAPIAVSGIGMSGTSSALPAAGNTEETSESAKGFAAQLADSLQNLQALQTRKDDLAVKAATGSLTDVHDYTVAATEAALATQLTVAVRDKAVAAFQEIMRMQ; this is encoded by the coding sequence GTGACGACTCCGATCGGTTCAATCGGCTCGTTCAGCGCCGTCGGCGCGATCGGCGCCGGCGGCGCCAGTGACCCCATCGCCCCGATCGCGGTCTCCGGCATCGGGATGAGCGGCACCAGCAGCGCGCTGCCGGCCGCCGGCAACACCGAGGAGACCTCGGAGAGCGCGAAGGGCTTCGCCGCCCAGCTCGCCGACAGCCTCCAGAACCTCCAGGCGCTGCAGACCCGCAAGGACGACCTGGCCGTGAAGGCCGCCACCGGCAGCCTCACCGACGTCCACGACTACACGGTCGCCGCGACCGAAGCCGCGCTGGCGACCCAGCTGACCGTCGCCGTGCGGGACAAGGCCGTCGCCGCGTTCCAAGAGATCATGCGGATGCAGTAA
- a CDS encoding flagellar basal body rod protein FlgC, giving the protein MSLFPAIGISSTGVTVHRKWLDAISDNLANINDVRPTSGEAYRAKQVIAQAVDYGDGKGGVQVGGIVEGPAEGRLVYAPDNVMADAEGYVRMPDIDLADQMGQLLMAQRGYQSNLAVIDRAKDSYTQAIQLGKG; this is encoded by the coding sequence ATGTCCCTCTTTCCTGCCATCGGCATCTCCAGCACCGGCGTGACCGTGCACCGCAAGTGGCTGGACGCGATCTCCGACAACCTCGCCAACATCAACGACGTCCGGCCGACCAGCGGCGAGGCCTACCGCGCCAAACAGGTCATCGCGCAGGCGGTCGACTACGGCGACGGCAAGGGCGGCGTCCAGGTCGGCGGCATCGTCGAAGGTCCGGCCGAGGGGCGCCTGGTCTACGCGCCGGACAACGTGATGGCCGACGCCGAGGGGTACGTCCGGATGCCCGACATCGACCTGGCCGACCAGATGGGCCAGCTGCTGATGGCGCAGCGCGGTTACCAGTCCAACCTGGCCGTGATCGACCGCGCGAAGGACTCCTACACGCAGGCCATCCAACTCGGGAAGGGCTGA
- a CDS encoding sigma-70 family RNA polymerase sigma factor yields MSTGANANRHNEDLVREHLPLVGHLVREMLGRVPAHVNRDDLTSAGLAALAAAARSFDPTRGTPFGSFATVRIRGALLDELRGLDWASRSVRHRARKIETATAELTAQLGRTPTDTELAETLGVAVAELHSAADDVQRAVVLSLQGFAAGTAEDLVPDRTQGPEELLLHREKIGYLHQAISALPERLRTVVESYFLDERPMAVIATELGVTESRVSQLRAEALTLLRDGINSQLDPDQVAGADRPEGCVARRRAAYYADVAARGDLRTRLSHTTPLGTPTRAAG; encoded by the coding sequence GTGAGTACCGGTGCCAACGCCAACCGGCACAACGAGGACCTGGTGCGTGAGCATTTGCCGCTGGTCGGCCACCTCGTCCGCGAAATGCTCGGCCGCGTCCCCGCCCACGTCAACCGCGACGACCTCACCTCCGCCGGCCTCGCCGCACTCGCCGCCGCCGCCCGCTCCTTCGACCCCACCCGCGGCACCCCCTTCGGCTCCTTCGCCACCGTCCGCATCCGCGGCGCCCTCCTCGACGAACTCCGCGGCCTCGACTGGGCCAGCCGCTCCGTCCGCCACCGCGCCCGCAAAATCGAAACCGCCACCGCCGAACTCACCGCCCAACTCGGCCGCACCCCCACCGACACCGAACTCGCCGAAACCCTCGGCGTCGCCGTCGCCGAACTCCACTCCGCCGCCGACGACGTCCAACGCGCCGTCGTCCTCTCCCTCCAAGGCTTCGCCGCCGGCACCGCCGAAGACCTCGTCCCCGACCGCACCCAAGGCCCCGAAGAACTCCTCCTCCACCGCGAAAAAATCGGCTACCTCCACCAAGCCATCTCCGCCCTCCCCGAACGCCTCCGCACCGTCGTCGAGTCCTACTTCCTCGACGAACGCCCCATGGCCGTCATCGCCACCGAACTCGGCGTCACCGAATCACGCGTCTCCCAACTCCGCGCCGAAGCACTCACCCTGCTCCGCGACGGCATCAACTCCCAGCTCGACCCGGACCAGGTCGCCGGGGCCGACCGCCCGGAGGGATGCGTCGCCCGGCGTCGGGCCGCGTACTACGCCGACGTCGCCGCCCGCGGCGACCTGCGCACCAGGTTGTCCCACACCACACCGCTCGGCACTCCCACCAGAGCCGCCGGGTGA
- the fliS gene encoding flagellar export chaperone FliS, with translation MTYPPPGAARARYLADSISTASPARLLVMLYDRLVQDIAQGEQAIREGNRLLAGERLMHAQDIISELLATLDLTAWDGAENVAALYRWMLSELVQANIKQDAGKAASTLELANELRDAWREAAMAVGSA, from the coding sequence ATGACGTACCCGCCACCCGGCGCCGCACGCGCCCGCTACCTGGCCGACAGCATCAGCACCGCGTCGCCGGCCCGGCTGCTGGTGATGCTCTACGACCGTCTCGTCCAGGACATCGCCCAGGGCGAACAGGCGATCCGCGAAGGCAACCGGCTGCTCGCCGGTGAGCGTCTGATGCACGCGCAGGACATCATCAGCGAGCTGCTGGCCACCCTCGACCTCACCGCCTGGGACGGCGCCGAGAACGTCGCCGCGCTCTACCGCTGGATGCTCTCGGAGCTCGTCCAGGCCAACATCAAGCAGGACGCCGGGAAGGCCGCGTCGACGCTCGAGCTGGCCAACGAGTTGCGCGACGCCTGGCGCGAGGCCGCGATGGCCGTCGGGTCGGCCTGA
- the fliW gene encoding flagellar assembly protein FliW, with the protein MSLEASAQNAEAKAAAAGEQLPTIEFVSPMPGFPGHKSFVLVRLDEVGLLNSLRSVDDPELRFITIAPHQFFPEYAPEIDDETLAAMGTKDPSQLLVLLIVTAGDTPRDSTANLMAPIVVDPMTMKAAQCVLTGSNLPVRAPLA; encoded by the coding sequence ATGTCCCTCGAGGCGTCCGCGCAGAACGCGGAGGCGAAGGCCGCGGCTGCCGGCGAGCAGCTGCCGACCATCGAGTTCGTGTCGCCCATGCCCGGCTTCCCGGGACACAAGAGTTTCGTGCTGGTCCGCCTCGACGAGGTCGGCCTGCTGAACTCCCTGCGGTCGGTGGACGACCCCGAGCTGCGCTTCATCACGATCGCACCGCACCAGTTCTTCCCGGAGTACGCACCGGAGATCGACGACGAGACGCTGGCCGCGATGGGGACCAAGGACCCCAGCCAGCTGCTCGTGCTGTTGATCGTGACTGCCGGTGACACCCCGCGGGACTCGACGGCGAATCTGATGGCGCCGATCGTCGTCGACCCGATGACGATGAAGGCGGCGCAGTGCGTACTGACCGGGAGCAACCTGCCGGTGCGCGCTCCCCTCGCCTAG
- a CDS encoding sensor histidine kinase, which translates to MDLRAEPDFDSIAHLAAEICGAPIGLVTLVDGEQLWFKARVGCALTHTELDSSFCRWALDVPDLLEVPDALADPRFADNPMVAGEPYVRFYAGAPLRVGDDRALGTVCVLDHRPRRLTEAQQRALRALARHATAEVELRRYAREASGAAGRARDLEALEERILTTVGHELRTPLSSIRGYLEILLDDTEPLDPATARQFLGVMQRNSERLLRLVDDMLTAAEFSNGGISLRLADVDLTELVASVVEQSRPLTDHSAVRLLWEAPGTVRVTAARRPLEQALRHLLLNAIRFTSAGEIRVRVEPSIPAVLVSDTGTGIAAEDLPRLFDPFYRSAAAEADAVQGAGLGLTVVRAIVEAHGGAVAIDSTPDVGTTVRLTLNAVS; encoded by the coding sequence ATGGATCTCCGGGCGGAGCCCGACTTCGACTCGATCGCACACCTCGCCGCGGAGATCTGCGGCGCGCCGATCGGGCTCGTCACGCTCGTCGACGGCGAGCAACTGTGGTTCAAGGCCCGCGTCGGGTGCGCGCTCACCCACACCGAGCTCGACTCCTCGTTCTGCCGGTGGGCGCTCGACGTCCCGGACCTGCTCGAAGTGCCCGACGCGCTGGCCGATCCGCGGTTCGCCGACAACCCGATGGTCGCCGGCGAACCGTACGTCCGGTTCTACGCGGGCGCGCCGCTGCGGGTCGGGGACGACCGGGCGCTGGGCACGGTCTGCGTGCTCGACCACCGCCCGCGCCGGCTCACCGAGGCGCAGCAGCGGGCCCTGCGCGCGCTCGCCCGGCACGCGACCGCCGAGGTGGAGCTGCGCCGGTACGCGCGGGAGGCGTCGGGTGCCGCCGGGCGGGCCCGCGACCTGGAAGCGCTCGAGGAACGGATCCTCACCACCGTCGGGCACGAGCTGCGTACGCCGCTGTCGTCGATCCGCGGGTATCTGGAGATCCTGCTCGACGACACCGAGCCGCTGGATCCGGCGACCGCGCGCCAGTTCCTCGGCGTGATGCAGCGCAACTCCGAGCGGCTGCTCCGGCTCGTCGACGACATGCTCACCGCGGCGGAATTCAGCAACGGTGGCATCTCGCTGCGGCTGGCCGACGTGGACCTGACCGAGCTCGTCGCGTCGGTGGTCGAGCAGAGCCGTCCGCTCACCGACCACTCCGCGGTGCGATTGCTCTGGGAGGCGCCGGGCACGGTCCGGGTCACGGCGGCCCGGCGGCCGCTGGAGCAGGCGCTACGTCATCTGCTGCTGAACGCGATCCGGTTCACGTCGGCGGGGGAGATCCGGGTGCGGGTCGAACCGTCGATCCCGGCGGTCCTGGTGAGCGACACCGGAACCGGCATCGCGGCCGAGGACCTGCCCCGGCTGTTCGACCCGTTCTACCGCTCGGCGGCGGCCGAGGCGGACGCCGTGCAGGGCGCGGGCCTCGGCCTGACCGTCGTCCGGGCGATCGTCGAGGCGCACGGGGGCGCGGTGGCGATCGACAGCACGCCGGACGTCGGAACCACCGTGCGGCTGACGCTCAATGCCGTTTCTTGA
- the csrA gene encoding carbon storage regulator CsrA has product MLVLTRRPGESVMVGDDVVITVLEVRGDVVRLGIRAPRSVPVHREEVFLELRAANQEAASSSEDAVQALSRLIGSDGEKG; this is encoded by the coding sequence GTGCTCGTGCTGACCCGTCGGCCCGGTGAGAGCGTGATGGTCGGTGATGACGTCGTCATCACCGTGCTCGAAGTCCGGGGGGACGTGGTCCGGCTCGGCATCCGGGCCCCCCGCAGTGTGCCCGTGCATCGGGAAGAGGTCTTTCTCGAGTTGCGCGCCGCCAACCAGGAAGCGGCGTCGTCCAGCGAGGACGCGGTCCAGGCGCTCAGCCGCCTGATCGGCAGCGACGGCGAGAAGGGCTGA